One segment of Haemophilus influenzae DNA contains the following:
- a CDS encoding TRAP transporter substrate-binding protein, with amino-acid sequence MQIKKHMLSCALTLALSAGVAFSASAKTVLKLSHNNDKTHPVHISMQYMADEVKKLTNGEVVIRIYPNSQLGSQRESMELLQAGSLDMAKSNASELEAFEPSYGAYNIPYLFHDVNHYYRVLLDPAVGQKILDSSKGKGFVGLTYYDGGARSFYSAKPIQSPEDLKGMKIRVQPSPTAVEMIKLMGANPTPLAYGELYTALQQKVVDGAENNETALTLARHGEVAKYFSRDEHTMIPDVLVIGQKSWDKLTPEQQQALKKAADDSMMYHKDLWQKMIAETTQEAKDKLGVTFVEVDKKPFIDATKDMHDAAKSNPLLKEYIERIDSLATK; translated from the coding sequence ATGCAAATCAAAAAACATATGCTTTCTTGCGCTTTAACACTAGCATTATCTGCTGGTGTTGCTTTCTCAGCTTCAGCTAAAACCGTATTAAAATTAAGTCATAACAATGACAAAACTCATCCTGTTCATATTTCAATGCAATATATGGCAGATGAAGTAAAAAAATTAACTAATGGAGAAGTAGTGATCCGCATTTATCCAAATAGCCAATTAGGTAGCCAGCGTGAATCAATGGAACTATTACAAGCCGGTTCACTTGATATGGCAAAATCAAATGCGAGTGAATTGGAAGCATTTGAGCCTTCTTATGGCGCATATAATATCCCGTATCTTTTTCATGATGTGAACCATTACTATCGTGTTTTACTTGATCCTGCGGTAGGGCAAAAAATCCTTGATTCATCAAAAGGAAAGGGGTTCGTTGGTTTAACTTATTATGATGGTGGCGCACGTAGTTTCTATTCTGCTAAACCAATCCAATCTCCTGAAGATTTGAAAGGTATGAAAATTCGTGTTCAACCAAGCCCAACCGCAGTTGAAATGATTAAATTGATGGGCGCAAATCCAACACCATTAGCTTATGGTGAACTCTATACAGCGTTGCAACAAAAAGTAGTCGATGGCGCGGAAAATAATGAAACTGCTTTAACATTAGCTCGTCATGGTGAAGTAGCGAAATACTTTAGTCGTGATGAACACACAATGATTCCTGATGTGTTGGTAATAGGTCAAAAATCTTGGGACAAATTAACACCAGAGCAACAACAGGCTCTCAAGAAAGCTGCTGATGATTCTATGATGTATCATAAAGATTTATGGCAAAAAATGATTGCTGAAACAACTCAAGAAGCAAAAGATAAATTGGGTGTAACTTTTGTTGAAGTTGATAAAAAACCGTTTATTGATGCAACAAAGGATATGCATGATGCTGCTAAATCAAATCCTTTACTTAAGGAATATATTGAACGTATTGATAGTTTAGCAACCAAATAA
- a CDS encoding sugar kinase — protein MKKIAFIGECMIELNGKPFAEMWQSYGGDTLNSATYLSRVSSSKEIQVHYVSALGTDNLSKQMLKYWQADGIQTNWVLQDEQHQPGLYLIQLDAQGERTFLYWRNQSAAHYMVQHPDFAKVIAELQQVDVIYLSGISLAILPKNDRTFLIEQLSSLAKKGAEIVFDSNYRPALWGSLEEAQDCYLQLLPSVNIALVTFDDEQALWKDKTSRDTLERLHKIGIPKVIVKCGKNGAIFSDRYLSQYGQVMTEPILNVVDTTSAGDSFNAGFLNGYLRNKPLETCCQQGNRIAGIIIQYKGAIIDKVATSHLQSEFN, from the coding sequence ATGAAAAAAATAGCATTTATCGGCGAGTGTATGATTGAACTCAATGGGAAACCCTTTGCGGAAATGTGGCAAAGTTATGGTGGTGATACCTTAAATTCTGCAACTTATCTTAGTCGAGTAAGTTCATCAAAAGAGATTCAAGTTCATTATGTCTCTGCATTAGGAACTGATAATTTAAGTAAACAAATGCTTAAATATTGGCAAGCTGATGGCATCCAAACAAATTGGGTTTTACAGGATGAACAGCATCAACCAGGTCTTTATCTAATCCAATTAGATGCTCAAGGCGAACGCACGTTCCTTTATTGGCGTAATCAATCTGCAGCACATTATATGGTTCAACATCCGGATTTTGCTAAGGTTATTGCAGAACTTCAGCAAGTTGATGTGATTTATTTAAGTGGTATTTCATTAGCAATCTTACCGAAAAATGACCGCACTTTTTTAATTGAGCAATTATCTTCTTTAGCTAAAAAAGGCGCAGAAATTGTTTTTGATAGTAATTATCGCCCTGCACTTTGGGGTTCATTAGAAGAAGCCCAAGATTGTTATTTGCAGCTTTTACCTAGTGTTAATATAGCTTTGGTGACTTTTGATGATGAACAAGCATTATGGAAAGATAAAACATCTAGGGATACTTTAGAACGATTACATAAAATTGGTATACCAAAAGTGATTGTGAAGTGCGGTAAGAATGGTGCTATTTTTTCAGATAGGTATTTATCTCAATATGGGCAAGTGATGACTGAACCTATTTTAAATGTGGTAGATACAACCTCTGCTGGTGATTCTTTTAATGCTGGATTTCTGAACGGTTATTTACGAAATAAACCTCTCGAAACTTGTTGTCAGCAAGGCAATCGTATTGCTGGCATCATCATTCAATATAAAGGTGCGATTATAGATAAAGTCGCAACGTCTCATCTTCAATCTGAATTTAATTAA
- a CDS encoding SDR family oxidoreductase, with translation MNIAANHNLENKLIIITGAGGVLCSFLAKQLAYTKANIALLDLNFEAADKAAKEINQSGGKAKAYKTNVLELENIKEVRDQIAIDFGTCDILINGAGGNNPKATTDNEFHQFDLNETTRTFFDLDKSGIEFVFNLNYLGSLLPTQVFAKDMLGKQGANIINISSMNAVTPLTKIPAYSGAKAAISNFTQWLAVYFSKVGIRCNAIAPGFLVSNQNRTLLFDTEGKPTDRANKILTNTPMGRFGEPEELLGALLFLIDENYSTFVNGVVLPVDGGFSAYSGV, from the coding sequence ATGAATATTGCAGCAAACCATAACTTAGAAAATAAACTAATTATAATCACGGGGGCTGGCGGAGTGCTATGTTCATTTCTAGCTAAGCAGTTAGCGTATACTAAAGCTAATATTGCCTTGTTAGATTTGAATTTCGAGGCAGCAGACAAAGCAGCAAAAGAAATTAACCAATCAGGTGGAAAAGCAAAAGCTTATAAAACTAATGTGTTAGAACTTGAAAATATTAAAGAAGTGCGTGATCAAATAGCTATTGATTTTGGCACTTGTGATATTTTAATTAATGGTGCTGGTGGGAACAATCCAAAAGCGACAACAGATAATGAGTTCCATCAATTTGATTTAAATGAAACGACGAGAACATTCTTTGATTTAGATAAATCTGGTATAGAATTTGTATTTAATCTCAATTATTTAGGTTCATTATTACCAACTCAAGTTTTTGCAAAAGATATGCTTGGTAAACAAGGGGCAAATATTATTAATATTTCTAGTATGAATGCCGTTACACCACTTACAAAGATACCTGCTTACTCTGGTGCAAAAGCTGCAATCAGTAATTTTACTCAATGGCTTGCTGTATATTTCTCAAAAGTTGGTATTCGTTGTAATGCTATCGCACCAGGGTTTTTAGTTAGTAATCAAAACCGCACTTTATTATTTGATACTGAAGGAAAACCAACAGATAGAGCAAATAAAATTCTAACTAATACACCAATGGGGCGTTTTGGTGAGCCAGAAGAATTGCTCGGCGCATTACTTTTCTTAATAGATGAAAATTATTCTACTTTTGTCAATGGCGTGGTTTTGCCTGTTGATGGTGGTTTTTCTGCGTATAGTGGAGTATAG
- the uxaC gene encoding glucuronate isomerase, producing the protein MKQFMDEDFLLSTDTAKILYHDYAKNKPIFDYHCHLNPREVAENRQFNDLSEIWLEGDHYKWRALRTAGIPEELITGKATNYQKYLAWAKTVPLCIGNPIYHWTHLELRRPFGITNMLFNPQNAEKIWHQCNEMLQQPEFSARGIMQKMNVKLVGTTDDPIDSLQYHQAIKNDESFDIDVVPSWRSDKVFKIELPQFNDYLVQLSEIADVDIYTFADLQKALLKRLEYFDAQGCKSADHGMEIVRFSAIPDESVLNSILQKRLQNQPLLEEEIAQFSTAVLVWLASEYCKRNWVMQMHIGAIRNNNSRMFALLGADSGFDSIGDRSYAEPLSRLLDTMDRENQLPKTILYCLNPRDNEMIASMIGNFQGDGIAGKIQFGSGWWFNDQKDGMERQLQQLSQLGLLSQFVGMLTDSRSFLSYTRHEYFRRILCEMIGGWVEKGEAPNDISLLGKMIEDICFNNAKNYFK; encoded by the coding sequence ATGAAACAATTTATGGATGAAGATTTTCTTCTTTCAACAGATACAGCAAAAATTCTCTATCATGATTATGCCAAAAATAAACCTATTTTTGATTATCACTGTCATTTAAATCCAAGAGAAGTGGCGGAAAATCGTCAATTTAATGATTTATCTGAAATTTGGCTAGAGGGTGATCATTACAAATGGCGAGCTTTGCGTACAGCTGGAATACCAGAAGAATTGATTACAGGGAAGGCTACTAACTATCAAAAATATTTGGCTTGGGCGAAAACAGTCCCCCTTTGTATTGGTAATCCAATTTATCACTGGACACATTTAGAATTACGCCGTCCTTTTGGTATAACCAATATGTTATTCAATCCGCAAAATGCGGAAAAAATTTGGCATCAATGTAATGAAATGTTGCAACAACCTGAATTTTCTGCGCGAGGCATTATGCAGAAAATGAACGTGAAATTAGTGGGGACAACAGATGATCCCATTGATTCTTTGCAATATCATCAAGCAATCAAGAATGATGAAAGTTTTGATATTGATGTTGTACCAAGTTGGCGATCTGATAAAGTATTTAAAATTGAATTACCGCAATTTAATGATTACCTTGTACAGTTAAGTGAAATTGCAGATGTAGATATTTATACGTTTGCAGATTTACAAAAAGCGTTGTTAAAACGTCTCGAATATTTTGATGCTCAAGGTTGTAAATCTGCTGATCATGGTATGGAAATTGTCCGTTTTTCAGCTATTCCAGATGAATCAGTATTGAATAGTATTTTACAAAAACGTTTGCAAAATCAACCGCTCTTGGAAGAAGAAATTGCTCAATTTAGTACTGCAGTTTTAGTCTGGTTAGCTTCAGAATATTGTAAACGTAATTGGGTAATGCAGATGCATATTGGTGCAATACGTAACAATAATAGTCGAATGTTTGCTTTACTTGGTGCAGATAGTGGCTTTGATTCCATTGGTGATCGAAGTTATGCTGAGCCCCTCTCTCGTTTGTTAGATACAATGGATAGGGAAAATCAACTTCCTAAAACTATTTTGTATTGCTTAAATCCTCGAGATAATGAAATGATCGCTAGTATGATCGGAAACTTTCAAGGCGATGGTATTGCAGGCAAAATACAGTTTGGTTCTGGATGGTGGTTTAATGATCAAAAAGACGGAATGGAACGTCAGTTACAACAGCTTTCTCAATTAGGGTTACTCAGTCAATTTGTTGGAATGCTAACTGATTCACGTAGTTTTTTATCTTACACTCGCCATGAGTATTTCCGCCGTATTTTATGTGAAATGATTGGTGGATGGGTTGAAAAAGGTGAAGCTCCAAATGACATTTCATTACTGGGTAAAATGATTGAAGATATTTGTTTCAACAATGCAAAAAATTATTTTAAATAG
- a CDS encoding bifunctional 4-hydroxy-2-oxoglutarate aldolase/2-dehydro-3-deoxy-phosphogluconate aldolase has translation MSYTTQQIIEKLRELKIVPVIALDNAEDILPLADTLAKNGLPVAEITFRSEAAADAIHLLRTYRPDFLIAAGTVLTAEQVVLAKSSGADFVVTPGLNPKIVKLCQDLNFPITPGVNNPMAIETALEMGISAVKFFPAEASGGVKMIKALLGPYAQLQIMPTGGIGLHNIRDYLAIPNIVACGGSWFVEKKLIQSKNWDEIGRLVREVIDIIK, from the coding sequence ATGTCATACACAACTCAACAAATTATTGAAAAACTTCGTGAACTCAAAATTGTGCCTGTAATTGCGTTGGATAATGCAGAAGATATTTTGCCGCTAGCAGATACGTTGGCTAAAAATGGTTTACCTGTGGCAGAGATTACTTTTCGCTCTGAAGCAGCGGCAGATGCAATTCATTTACTGCGTACTTATCGACCCGATTTTTTGATTGCTGCGGGCACAGTTTTAACTGCGGAACAAGTAGTTTTAGCTAAAAGTAGCGGAGCAGATTTTGTGGTTACTCCTGGGTTAAATCCAAAAATTGTGAAATTATGTCAAGATTTGAATTTTCCAATAACACCAGGGGTGAATAATCCTATGGCAATTGAAACTGCATTAGAAATGGGAATTTCAGCGGTAAAATTTTTCCCTGCAGAGGCTTCAGGCGGAGTGAAAATGATTAAAGCATTGCTCGGTCCTTATGCTCAGTTACAGATCATGCCGACTGGTGGTATAGGGCTTCATAACATAAGGGATTATCTCGCTATTCCTAATATTGTTGCTTGTGGAGGCTCTTGGTTTGTGGAGAAAAAATTGATTCAATCCAAAAATTGGGATGAAATTGGACGATTAGTCAGAGAAGTGATTGATATTATTAAATAA
- a CDS encoding zinc ribbon domain-containing protein YjdM has product MDQMPNCPKCQSEYVYHDSINFVCPDCGNEWDNNEIQESDDDQLIVKDSNGNLLANGDDVLLIKDLKLKGSSEVLKKGTKFKNIRLVNGDHNVDCGKIMLKSEFLKKA; this is encoded by the coding sequence ATGGATCAAATGCCTAATTGCCCAAAATGTCAAAGTGAATACGTTTACCACGATTCAATTAATTTTGTTTGCCCTGATTGTGGTAATGAATGGGATAATAATGAAATTCAAGAATCAGATGACGATCAACTCATCGTAAAAGACAGCAATGGGAATTTGCTTGCAAATGGCGACGATGTACTTTTGATTAAAGATTTAAAATTAAAAGGTTCATCAGAAGTATTGAAAAAAGGTACAAAATTCAAAAACATCCGCTTAGTAAATGGCGATCATAACGTCGATTGCGGCAAAATCATGTTGAAATCTGAGTTTTTGAAAAAAGCTTAA
- a CDS encoding YtfJ family protein has protein sequence MKKQILALVCSVMFSSSTWAHNLQLEQSLPSVKVSEYGEIVLSGKDITFQPWGSAELAGKVRVVHHLAGRTAAKEKNQPMIDAIKASHFNPAKYQTTTIINADDAIVGTGIFVKNSAQKGKQENPHSQVVLDDKSAVKNAWGLNPKDSAIIVLDKTGKVKFVKEGKLSDSDIQTVISLVNGLTK, from the coding sequence ATGAAAAAACAAATTCTTGCCTTAGTTTGTAGTGTGATGTTTAGTAGTTCAACTTGGGCGCACAATTTGCAATTAGAGCAATCTTTACCATCGGTCAAAGTGAGTGAGTATGGTGAAATTGTACTTTCTGGAAAAGATATAACATTTCAACCTTGGGGTTCTGCGGAATTAGCGGGTAAAGTGCGTGTTGTGCATCATTTAGCGGGTAGAACGGCAGCAAAAGAGAAAAATCAGCCAATGATTGATGCGATAAAAGCATCTCATTTTAATCCTGCAAAATACCAAACAACGACCATTATTAATGCGGATGATGCGATTGTTGGTACAGGTATATTTGTAAAAAATAGTGCGCAAAAAGGCAAACAAGAAAATCCACATAGCCAAGTTGTGCTAGATGATAAAAGTGCGGTGAAAAATGCTTGGGGATTAAATCCTAAAGATAGTGCAATTATTGTGTTAGACAAAACGGGGAAAGTAAAATTTGTGAAAGAAGGAAAATTGTCTGATAGTGATATTCAGACTGTTATTTCACTCGTGAATGGATTAACTAAATAA
- a CDS encoding Bax inhibitor-1/YccA family membrane protein, producing MQSRLIVDAQKESLLSTHKVLRNTYFLLGLTMAFSAVVAFISMSLNLPYPNIIVLLVGFYGLLFLTNKLADRPAGILAAFAFTGFMGYTIGPILNMYVARGMEDLIMLAFAGTAIVFFACSAYVLTTKKDMSFLSSAMFALFIVLLLGMVASFFFQIPALSVAISALFVVFSTMTILYETSNIIHGGETNYIRATVNIYVSIYNLFLSLLRLLSIFSSDE from the coding sequence ATGCAATCACGTCTTATTGTGGATGCTCAAAAAGAATCGTTACTCAGCACACATAAAGTGTTGCGTAACACATATTTTTTATTGGGATTAACAATGGCATTTTCAGCGGTTGTTGCGTTTATTTCAATGAGCCTAAACTTGCCCTATCCAAATATTATTGTGTTATTAGTGGGCTTTTATGGCTTACTTTTCTTAACCAATAAATTAGCTGATCGCCCTGCTGGTATTTTGGCTGCCTTTGCTTTCACTGGATTTATGGGATACACCATCGGGCCAATTTTAAATATGTATGTGGCACGTGGAATGGAAGATTTGATTATGCTTGCATTCGCAGGAACTGCTATCGTCTTTTTCGCGTGTTCCGCTTATGTATTGACCACGAAAAAAGATATGTCATTCTTATCAAGCGCAATGTTCGCATTATTTATTGTGTTGTTGCTTGGTATGGTGGCAAGTTTCTTCTTCCAAATTCCTGCGTTATCAGTCGCAATTAGTGCATTATTTGTTGTGTTCTCAACAATGACTATTTTGTATGAAACCAGTAATATTATTCACGGTGGAGAAACAAATTACATTCGAGCAACCGTGAACATCTATGTTTCAATCTACAATTTATTCTTGAGTTTATTAAGATTACTTTCTATCTTTTCAAGTGATGAATAA
- a CDS encoding YcjF family protein, whose product MEKQIFEHSVNVEEEQYQPKQEFHNVETKLDEALDGELLDAQLEQALKPKSSFGKTVLKFTALLFGTATVAQSVQWIWDSYQQHQWIYLAFALVSLIVILLGIKEIIGEWRRLVYLKKREQLQQQSQQIWLESAVENSDVFSVQNVEKSKVLCLEVAKSLGLENDSPTVIQWQHQLNEAYSAQEITYLFSRNILSSFDAQAKKLISKMAAESAVIVAISPLVVVDMFFIAWRNLRLMNKIAEIYGIELGYFSRIRLLRMVLVNIAFAGATEVAQDIGMEWLSQDVTAKLSARIAQGIGVGLLTARLGVKAMELCRPLAFQLNEKPKLSHIQQELLSSVKDIVLGKNKIYKKEQI is encoded by the coding sequence ATGGAAAAACAAATTTTTGAACATTCAGTTAATGTAGAGGAAGAACAATATCAGCCTAAGCAAGAGTTTCATAATGTGGAAACAAAGTTAGATGAAGCGTTAGACGGAGAGTTACTTGATGCTCAGCTTGAACAGGCATTGAAACCAAAATCCAGTTTTGGAAAAACGGTATTAAAATTTACCGCACTTTTATTTGGCACGGCGACGGTTGCGCAATCCGTGCAGTGGATTTGGGATAGCTATCAACAACATCAATGGATTTATCTTGCTTTTGCTTTAGTCAGTTTAATTGTCATTTTATTGGGGATTAAAGAGATTATCGGTGAGTGGAGACGTTTAGTTTATTTAAAAAAACGTGAGCAATTGCAACAACAAAGTCAGCAGATTTGGTTAGAAAGTGCGGTAGAAAATAGCGATGTTTTTTCTGTTCAGAACGTAGAAAAAAGTAAAGTGCTTTGTTTAGAGGTCGCAAAATCTCTAGGTTTGGAAAATGATTCTCCAACGGTAATTCAATGGCAACACCAATTAAATGAAGCTTATTCAGCGCAAGAAATTACTTATTTATTCAGTCGTAATATTTTGTCTTCTTTTGATGCACAAGCTAAAAAATTGATTAGTAAAATGGCCGCTGAATCAGCTGTGATTGTTGCGATTAGTCCGCTTGTTGTAGTGGATATGTTTTTTATCGCGTGGCGCAATCTTCGATTAATGAATAAAATTGCTGAAATTTATGGGATTGAATTAGGGTATTTTTCACGTATTCGATTGTTAAGAATGGTATTGGTCAATATCGCTTTTGCTGGGGCAACCGAAGTGGCACAAGATATTGGAATGGAGTGGCTTTCTCAAGATGTGACAGCAAAATTGTCTGCGCGTATCGCTCAAGGAATCGGTGTGGGATTACTCACAGCTAGATTAGGCGTGAAAGCGATGGAGCTTTGTCGCCCATTAGCATTTCAATTAAACGAAAAACCAAAACTGTCACATATTCAACAGGAATTACTTAGTTCGGTAAAAGATATTGTTCTCGGTAAAAACAAAATTTACAAAAAGGAGCAAATCTGA
- a CDS encoding TIGR01621 family pseudouridine synthase, translating into MEIEVVYQHSDFIIINKPEGISVHKDQEEQGLTEFVAKQLNVPKVWLVHRLDKVTSGLLILALNAESAAEFSRLFSEHKIHKTYLALSNQKPKKKQGLIVGDMKKARDGAWKLCQTKENPAITRFESVNCEPNLRLFILKPQTGKTHQLRVAMKSLGSPILGDGLYGKNTEKIDRTYLHSVQLEFDYLKDFISVTCFPIQGQFWLKPTVFEQIQVYLTKPFLSK; encoded by the coding sequence ATGGAAATCGAGGTTGTTTATCAACATAGCGATTTTATTATTATCAACAAGCCTGAGGGTATTAGCGTTCATAAAGATCAAGAAGAGCAAGGCTTAACAGAATTTGTTGCAAAACAACTGAATGTGCCTAAAGTATGGTTAGTTCATCGCTTGGATAAAGTGACTTCGGGGCTATTAATTTTGGCACTGAATGCTGAAAGTGCGGCTGAATTTTCTCGACTTTTTTCTGAACATAAAATTCATAAAACGTATTTGGCATTAAGTAACCAAAAGCCTAAAAAGAAACAAGGATTGATCGTCGGGGATATGAAGAAAGCCCGAGACGGTGCATGGAAACTTTGTCAAACTAAAGAAAATCCAGCGATTACGCGTTTTGAAAGTGTAAATTGTGAACCTAATTTACGTTTATTTATTTTAAAACCTCAAACGGGTAAAACACATCAATTACGTGTTGCCATGAAAAGTTTAGGTAGCCCGATTTTAGGCGATGGGCTTTATGGTAAAAATACTGAAAAAATTGACCGCACTTATTTGCATTCGGTTCAATTGGAATTTGATTATTTGAAGGATTTTATTTCGGTCACTTGTTTTCCTATTCAAGGTCAATTTTGGCTTAAGCCTACAGTATTTGAGCAAATTCAGGTTTATCTGACAAAGCCGTTTTTATCAAAATAG
- the xthA gene encoding exodeoxyribonuclease III, which translates to MKFISFNINGLRARPHQLEAIIEKYQPDVIGLQEIKVADEAFPYEITEKLGYHVFHHGQKGHYGVALLTKQEPKAVRRGFPTDNEDAQKRIIMADLETEFGLLTVINGYFPQGESRTHETKFPAKEKFYADLQQYLEKEHNKSNPILIMGDMNISPSDLDIGIGDENRKRWLRTGKCSFLPEERAWYQRLYDYGLEDSFRKLNPTANDKFSWFDYRSKGFDDNRGLRIDHILVSQKLAERCVDVGIALDIRAMEKPSDHAPIWAEFK; encoded by the coding sequence ATGAAATTTATCTCTTTTAATATAAATGGGTTACGTGCTCGACCACATCAACTTGAAGCCATTATTGAAAAATATCAGCCAGATGTTATCGGCTTGCAGGAAATTAAAGTTGCTGATGAGGCTTTTCCTTATGAAATTACAGAAAAATTAGGTTATCACGTATTTCATCACGGACAGAAAGGTCATTATGGTGTGGCATTATTGACTAAACAAGAACCTAAAGCGGTTCGTCGCGGTTTTCCAACAGACAATGAAGATGCGCAAAAACGCATTATTATGGCTGATTTGGAAACTGAATTTGGTTTATTGACGGTCATTAATGGCTATTTTCCTCAAGGGGAAAGTCGTACGCACGAGACTAAATTTCCAGCTAAAGAGAAATTTTATGCGGATCTTCAACAGTATTTAGAAAAAGAACACAACAAATCTAATCCGATTTTAATTATGGGCGATATGAATATTAGCCCAAGTGATTTAGATATTGGTATCGGCGATGAAAATCGTAAACGTTGGTTACGCACAGGTAAATGTTCTTTCTTACCGGAAGAACGAGCGTGGTATCAACGTTTGTATGATTACGGATTAGAAGATAGTTTCCGTAAGCTAAATCCAACAGCAAATGATAAATTCTCGTGGTTTGATTACCGTTCTAAAGGTTTTGATGATAATCGAGGTTTACGAATTGATCATATTTTAGTAAGCCAAAAATTGGCTGAACGCTGTGTCGATGTGGGTATTGCATTAGATATTCGAGCAATGGAAAAACCGTCTGATCACGCACCGATTTGGGCTGAATTTAAATAG
- a CDS encoding TIGR01619 family protein, translated as MDMANWQNYRSTVNGMPAVFTANIEDVEKYHGKGLDKIVQFTIDYQADDETGLPSEVEYDKLINRVFKILTQLTALPNVFFAGHFICNSQIKIHFYCKHENLIVETLQQIDFVKDINVQKDLIWDTYFDFLLASPLEIKLNATEELLDLLKSKGRNLSDTYLVEHSFHFDEEQKMFPFMDELSLGDYSFTTLQYSAQAIQFNEDEEPYFLVKLEQEISLENSEIFEQVERFEKLAEQFLGEYIGWECDSLMDANKQLN; from the coding sequence ATGGATATGGCAAATTGGCAGAATTATCGTTCTACCGTGAACGGTATGCCTGCCGTGTTTACCGCAAATATTGAAGATGTTGAAAAATATCACGGTAAAGGTCTCGATAAAATAGTGCAGTTTACTATTGATTATCAGGCTGATGATGAAACGGGTTTACCCTCAGAAGTTGAATACGATAAGTTAATTAACCGTGTATTTAAAATTTTGACACAACTCACCGCACTTCCAAATGTATTTTTTGCGGGGCATTTTATTTGTAATTCTCAAATAAAAATACATTTTTATTGTAAGCACGAAAATCTTATTGTAGAAACTTTACAACAAATTGATTTTGTTAAAGATATTAATGTTCAAAAGGATTTAATTTGGGATACTTATTTTGACTTTTTGCTCGCTTCTCCATTAGAGATTAAGTTAAATGCAACGGAAGAATTGCTTGATTTATTAAAAAGTAAAGGTCGTAATTTAAGTGATACCTATTTAGTAGAGCATAGTTTTCATTTTGATGAAGAGCAGAAAATGTTCCCTTTTATGGATGAACTGAGTTTAGGGGATTATTCTTTCACGACATTACAATATTCTGCACAAGCGATTCAGTTTAATGAAGATGAAGAACCTTATTTCTTAGTAAAATTAGAGCAAGAAATTTCATTAGAAAATAGCGAAATTTTTGAACAAGTAGAACGTTTTGAAAAATTGGCTGAACAATTTTTGGGAGAGTATATCGGTTGGGAATGTGATTCTTTAATGGATGCGAACAAGCAGTTGAATTAG
- the mreD gene encoding rod shape-determining protein MreD, whose protein sequence is MQTRFILQWFTILSFFVIAFVLELAPWPVGFQMLKPAWLVLVLLYWILAIPNKVSIGWSFLLGLTWDLVLGSTLGVHALVLSTSMYIIAKNYLILRNLSLWFQSLLVVLFVFIIRLLIFLVEFSLHTAFFHWQAILGAFASGLLWPWVFLLMRKIRRKVKLH, encoded by the coding sequence ATGCAAACACGATTTATTTTACAATGGTTCACTATTTTAAGCTTCTTTGTTATTGCCTTTGTATTAGAACTTGCACCTTGGCCAGTTGGTTTCCAAATGCTAAAGCCCGCATGGCTTGTACTTGTATTACTTTATTGGATATTAGCAATTCCCAATAAAGTTAGTATAGGCTGGTCATTTTTACTCGGATTAACTTGGGATTTAGTATTAGGCTCTACATTAGGCGTTCACGCTCTCGTACTTTCTACGAGTATGTATATCATTGCCAAAAACTATTTAATTCTGCGAAATTTATCACTTTGGTTCCAAAGTTTATTGGTTGTACTTTTCGTCTTCATTATAAGATTACTTATTTTCTTAGTTGAATTTTCACTCCATACTGCTTTTTTTCATTGGCAAGCCATCTTGGGCGCATTCGCTTCTGGTTTACTATGGCCGTGGGTATTTTTATTAATGCGAAAAATACGCAGAAAAGTTAAATTACATTAA